The Caballeronia sp. SL2Y3 genomic sequence CTCTTTCTTCTATCAGTCCCTCACGCATGGCAAACATTACGCTTCAAAACATCAATGTCGTCATCGCGGGCGGCACTTCGGGCATCGGCTTCGCCGTCGCACAAGCCGCGGCGCAGGCGGGTGCGGAAGTCATCATTGCATCGAGCAATCAGCAGCGTGTCGAAGCTGCATTGAAGCGGCTGCCGCAAGGCGTGCGCGGCGAGCCGCTCGACGTCACCGACGAGGCGCAGGTCAGCGCCTTCTTCGCGCGCATCGGAGCGTTCGATCATTTTGTCTACACCGCTGGCGAGGCGCTCCTGCTGGAGAACCTCGCGGACCTGTCGATTGCTGCCGCGCAGCGCGCTTTCGAAGTGCGCTACTGGGGCGTGTTGAAAGCCGTCAAGTATGGCGCGCCTTTGATTCGCGAGAATGGCTCGATCACGTTGACGAGCGGCGTCGCGTCGTCGCGTCCCCTGCCCGCATGGACGATCCCGTCGAGCATCCTCGGGGCGATCGAGTCGCTGACCCGCACGCTGGCCGTCGAACTCGCACCACTGCGCGTCAACGCGGTGGCGCCTGGCGTGCTGCGCACTGAGATGTGGAACAGCATGAGCGACGCGGATCGCCAAGGCCTCTACGACTACATCGCCG encodes the following:
- a CDS encoding SDR family oxidoreductase — translated: MANITLQNINVVIAGGTSGIGFAVAQAAAQAGAEVIIASSNQQRVEAALKRLPQGVRGEPLDVTDEAQVSAFFARIGAFDHFVYTAGEALLLENLADLSIAAAQRAFEVRYWGVLKAVKYGAPLIRENGSITLTSGVASSRPLPAWTIPSSILGAIESLTRTLAVELAPLRVNAVAPGVLRTEMWNSMSDADRQGLYDYIAEKMPVRRVGEASDVARTYLYLMQQGFSTGQVVVVDGGHVLV